The region CGTCAACAAGTATAAAGTGGTACACGTTGGGGTAAAATATCCCAGCCTCACATCTACACCAAAGGATTCTGAACTGTCAGTGGAAAATCTGGCCATAGTGGATGGAAGCATTGACACAATgtacagcagcagtgaagagaaaTTTCTGCTGGGGATGTTAGGAAAAGGCTTGAGAatgctaatattatattgccatATATAAATCTGTGGTTGGCTGCATGTAGAAtactgtatccagttctggttaccacactTCAAGCAGGCTATTGcagagttggaaaaggtgcaaaagagggcaaccaaagtGATCAGAGgtctggagcaccttccttatgaggtaaggctGTAGTGTTTGGGCTTTTTAGCTGGGAGATACAAGCAATTAAGGGAGGAACATGATTGATTGAGacaaataaaattatgcatggtgtagagtggatagagatggttttctttctttctcacaatACTAAAATcaagggtcatccaatgaaattgattggcacaGGAAATTTAGGACAGATGAAAGGAGTTGCTTTTTCACACAGCACAAAATTAGTCTGTGGGCAGTACACAAGGTGTGGTGTAGTGGCCACTGGCTTTGATTGTTTGGGGAACAAACCCATGGAAGACAGGTCTGTCAATGGGTTGCTAGTCGTGATGGCTGTATGCTATCACCAGATGCAGCAGTGGTGTAACACTGAAAACCAGTtgcagagaataataataataataaactttatttctatcccaccctgctccctaaaaggacccagggcggcttacaacatattaaaaacagattaaaacataatttaacaaacagataaaaacatattaaaaacacattaacagaaaccataaaaacagtagtcagataaaagttagaataaaaaagagcataaaacagcagttcatagcggaattaggcctgtaaaaaagcaactaaaagatgtataaaagatgttaaaaaggccatgaagtcagaaggcttgtttaaacagcaaggtcttcaggcctcgccaaaaagtctcaagagagggagccattctcaagtcaaggggaagggagttccatagcgttggtgccactactgagaaggccctgtttcttgctgccgccccacgtacctccttaggcggcggcacttgtaaaaaggccttctctgatgacctgagaggacgaaccaggttgtacgggagtaggcgatctctaagcaGTGAACTATGCCTTCTCTCCCGCTTGTGAATTTGGCTTCCCAGGGgtggctggtgggccactgtggaaaactcAGCTGGACTATGTGGacttgtggcctgatccagcagggcttttcttatgttcttacaattttGAGCATAAGCACGTACATTTGATCATGAGCCTTAAGAGCTTTGGCTTTCACTAAGATTAACTGCTTGACTGTAAGACTTCCTGCATGAGTAACAAAGTTCCTAGGACATAAAATTCCCAGGAACAGCAACTTAATCCATAAACTAACAGGCTGATGTGCAAGTTTGAATAACCAACTTTTCACAGTGGCTGGTCAACCAAGTGTAAGCGCATCACAGTAAAGTTGAACCTCACTGATTTTTCCATGGCACTCTAAGTACACTTGTGGAGGAGTATGTAAGCCTCCTCACTGTCCTTGTTCATTGGAAAATTGATGCAATAGATGTCTCTACTCTGGGGAACAGAAGCTGGTAACCAACAGACAAGTTTTCTTTATTTCAGTAGTTGAGGAAAGTGAATGATACTGTTTTAAGAAgttaagtttttgttttttaaaccaggTACGTGTATAATAGATTGTTGAATTCAAGGGAACTCTTTATGTTTGGAAAGTTCATCCTGCACTTTAGGCAACTTGTTATGTCTATATCATAATTAAAAATGATGCTCGTGTCTTCAAGCAACGAATTAAAACACTCTGTaaggatctagtcccaacatttcactttcaactgtggaaagcatctttaaGGGGTTCCAAAGAATTTTGTATCCTGTGCTAGATGTAAATAGTAGAGATTCCACTATCAGAATTACCATGGAGCAAGAGAAAGTTGAGATGTTACCATTCCTGGATGTGCTTGTCAGCTGCAAGGAAGATGCATGCTGAGTTGTAGTGTACAGAAAGGACTGTTATCTGCATTAAAACTCTATTCAGCGTCCTAGGCAAAAATAAGGACTAATTAACACCTTGATGACCAGAGCTAGATGTATCTTGGACTCTCAATACTTGGAGAATAGACATATGTATCCAGAGCCATGCAAGAAAATGGACACACAGAGCGAGAAATTAATAGAACATTGTGACTAAGACAAAAAGTGACTGCACAGGAAGATGACATCTTATATCTGGAACATCCCGAATAAGATTGGGAGGATATTGGAGAAAGCTAACCACAGACCCATCTATGGACTTATCAAAAAGATATCTCAGGTTTTGCGGTCCATGAGGACTATCACTTTCCACAGCAGGTGTATATCGTATTCCTTGCAGATGTGGAAAAGTCTGCATAGGGACCACAAAAAGGAATGTGATTACTAGAGTAAAGGAACATGAATGCTACTGCCACTTAGAACAAAGTGAAAAATCAGCAGTGACAGAGCATGCTGTGAGAACTGGTCcccaaataaattttaaacaaaCTCAGGCTCTTTCCACAGACCAGGTAGGCCattgaaattaaaaaacaaaagaatatgaacaaagaaaaaaagagactCTCAGTATAAGTAATTCCTGGCGTCCAGGACTCAAAAGTACTAGAATAAAATTTTTTGAGGGGAATCCTATATAGGAAATTGAGGTAATGATGAACAGGCAAAGAGTGTAAGTATGCCTTTAAGAATTAAAGCAGGAGCTGGCAATTAAGCTGGTGGCCAGCTAGCAGATGAGACCAATTAGATACTTACTTGGGCTACGTACAGAAAGGGATGTTACCCAGAACACAGAGCATTCTTTGTAaccccctgaagatgctttccacagttgaaagtgaaacattgggaCTCGAATCCTGCATTGTGTTTTAATCCGTGGCTTGAAGACTcgagcaacattttaaattatgttttagacTCATTCAACCCCAAAAGCCTTAGCGTGTGTGTGAGGTTATGCTTTATCATATAgctgtttttatttgggtttttcAAAAATGTCAAAACTAGCTTTTGCATCTTAACTATTTATCATATTCCCAAAAGTGCTTTCTTTCCAACCAGCCATTCTGACAAAAGTGAAGGAAATGAAAAATTAGTGGACGTGAATATGAAAAGGGACAAACCTGTTGTCCGACCTGAAGAAATTCCTCCTGTGCCAGAAAACAGGTTTTTGTTGAGAAGAGATGCACCAGTTGCAACTGTAGAGCCCGAACCGTAAGCAATAAACTTTCTCTTTTAGCATTTGTTTGTTCATTCTTGGTGGTAACACATTTTTCCAGTAATCACATACCTTAATGTCAGGGTTATGTCAGggtctcacaaaggctttcgacctggtcagcagagacggcctcttcaagattctccccaagattggatgtccacccaggctcctcagcatcatcagatctttccacaaggacatgaagggcactgttgtcttcgatggctccacatcagacccttttgacatccgaagcggagtgaagcagggctgtgttcttgcaccaaccttgtttgggattttcttcgctgtcctgctgaagcaggcctttggaactgcaacagaaggcatctatctccggaccagatcagacggaaagctcttcaacctctccagactgagagcaaaatccaaagtccagctgaaatgtctgcgtgacttcctctttgccgacgatgcagctgtcactacccactctgccaaagatctccagcagctcatggatcgttttagcaaggcctgccaagattttggactgacaatcagcctgaagaaaacacaggtcatggttcaggatgtggactcacttccctgcattacaatctctgagcatgaactggaggttgtccatgactttgtgtaccttggctcaacaatctccgacactcattctctcgataccgaactaaacaagcgcatcggtaaagcagctaccacgttttccagactcacaaagagagtctggtccaacaagaagctgacggaacataccaagatccaggtctacagagcttgcgtcctgagtacacttctgtactgcagcgagtcatggactcttcgctcacaacaggagaggaaactgagcgctttccacatgcgctgcctccgacgcatcctcggcatcacctggcaggacaaagttccaaacaacacagtcctggaacgtgctggaatccctagcatgtattcactgctgaaacagagacgcctgcgttggcttggtcatgtcgtgagaatggatgatgggcggatcccaaaggatctcctctatggagaactcgtgcaaggaaagcgccctacaggtagaccacagctgcgatacaaggacatctgcaagagggatctgaaggccttagggatggacctcaacaagtgggaaaccctggcctctgagcggcccgcttggaggcaggctgtgcagcatggcctttcccagtttgaagagacactttgccaacagtctgaggctaagaggcaaagaaggaaggcccatagccagggagacagaccagggacagactgcacttgctcccggtgtggaagggattgtcactcccggattggccttttcagccacactagacgctgtgccagaaccacctttcagagcgcgataccatagtctttcgagactgaaggttgccaatacaatgtcagGGTTATAATTCACAGTTTACATTTCTGAGGAGATGCTTGCTGAAATGATGGCACAGTTGAAAAGTGCACTTCATTTATCTAGGAATGTCTGTCTCACCTTCCAGCTTTACGTTTTGTATGTGGAAGCTGAAATATTCGATTGCCTTTATGGCACTGCAAGAaaagttgcatctgcccagatcTCCTGATCAGGTGTCCTGTTCCCAACAAGGGCCCCTATGAAAGACTATTTTAAAAAAGTGCAAGAGTACCAGATAGTCCAAGaattctgtattttatttcatatttaCTCTCAGTTGCTGCAAGTTCTAAGTGCAGGAACTTCCTCAGCTTGAAAGATGCACATCTTGATCATCGTAATCTAGTATGCCCGAGTTCTTATTGAGTTGTTTCTGAGACTCAACCTGCCTACTTGTGGCACGCATGGAGGAGACAGTGTAGGAATACATTgaagcagtgttcctcaaactgtgggtcaggacccactaggtgggccgcgagccaagttcatgtgggtccccattcatttcaatatttaatttttaatatattagacatgatgctaccatagtatgtgactgcatttggggaaatgttacagacctgtacttttaacacctactctgtatgtgcttttaacaatgatagtcaatgggacttacttctgggtaagtgtaggtaggattgcagcctaggattgttaaaaattttcctgcttgatgatgtcacttcgggtcatgacatcacttggtcctgacagattttcattctaaaaagtgggtcctggtgctaaatgtgtgagaaccactgcattgaaGGCATGACTCTTTCCATTCTTGACTCAAGCTTCTGATCCAGATGGGTTACCGTTTCTTTGATCCTTAGGGCTTTAAATTTTGAGTGAATGCTCATTGATTCATCTGAGTGCTTTATTTCAATTAAGGACCCCTCTGGTTCAGCTGAAGGCAATGGATttctttcccaaactttttcagttcTAGAGTCAATCTGTGCTGCAGTCAGCCCAGTTCATAAGATGCCCTTTTATAAACATTAGAATGCTTTACCCTGGTCCCCAGGGAACACTGCCCAGCATAAAGTCAGCTGCCATCCTTAGGGAAGCTTACTGAACAAAGATCTCCATAGGAAGTTCTTAGTCATTCCTTAAAGAAGCATCTTTCCTTGGAGCAACCCAACctttgatgggggagggggtctcCATCTTAGAGAGCGGATGGAGCAGGGAGTCTATGATGTGCAGTACTGCTgccagccacttctgctgctttGGAGGCTCCTTTGCCTTGGGTTAAAATGTCATGGGGGGGAGTTTCTGTCAGATAACTGAGTCGCTTGTTCAGATTACCTTGCATTTAGCGTTTTACTGCAAGAAGTCCATATGTCATCCCCTCTCCCCCATGCCTTTGCTCTTATCCCTGCATTTTTCTTAATATTTCAGGAAACCTGTTGATGTACCACCAGTTCTGACTGACCAGAAGCCCTCAGTGTCGAAATCTGGAAGAAAAATCAGAGGAAGAGGCACAATAGTGTGTTTTCCATAATATTGGGCTGTGTTGTATTTATCAAAAAGGGCGGTTATCGGAATTCCACTTATTTGTGGACACTGGGAAAGAATAAAAGATAGTAGTACAGCTATATGGATAAAGATTATATGTGCTTGCCGTATGTTTTATAGTGTTGGTAGCAATGGCTACAGGGAATGCTCACTGGTTAAAATAAAGCAAGCAAACCTTTCAGTTTCGTGTTCTACATCAGGCCTGGGTGTTTGAGAGCAAAGACAAAATAACAATAGATTTTACTTGTCCAGATGATGTGTTAGCTGAGTGTGATTTTTCTTCAACAGGAGTCGAGAATCTAGAACGTGATGTGGCAAAACTGAAAATATGGGTAGCATAACCATTGCGGGCCTGATAGGAATGAATCACAGATAGCAGCTGAAAGTATTCTTCTACTCTGATTACCGTACACTTGCAGCTTATAGAAGCAAGGGCTGCGCATCCTGGAGTACCGTCCACTCTGATGCCATGACTGCCACCTCTGTCGCAGCACTTGAGGGTGTCCTTACCCTGCTTCTTGTGCAGTtttgtcaaacctggaagtgcaagaCTGCTGGTTTTACTTAAAGGGACAGCACACACTGTCCCTGTAAACAAAGCTGAAAATCTTGCACTTCCGGCTTGTACTGCACCGGTAGCAAGGAAAGGTGGCCAATGAAAGGTAGCGGTTTTTAGCTTGGAGAAGCAGGAAGTAGACTATTGTGGCAGACCTGAGGGAGGCAgcggcagacttggggtgaagcaCACCCCAAATCTGCACCTCTTCGGACTCCTCACAATCTGTCACTGAAGCAGCCTGCTTCActtgcctcatggttgggctggcagTGTTGTGAAATAAAAAACTGCAAAGACATTAAGTAAGAAAGggttgaatttaaaaaaaacaaaaacctttagGGAGACAGTTCAGAGTTGATGCTATATGTAGCTCTTGGTGGAGCAGATGTTCTCTTGCAGCGAAGTGTCACTTCTTAGTTGTGTTGGCCTGACCTCTCTTATGGCAAAGCATTTCTTTTTTGCATTGCAGAACTTGCTGTCTTCCACAGCAAATGTACAATTACTGAATGTAGATGTAGAATGTGTGTCACTGTAAGCTGAGCAGACAATTGCCCCCAGCAGTTTCTTTGATTGTAGATAATGTTTGTTAGGTGACTCTGTGTGCGCTCATGTGTTATGGATCCTGGATAATGTCCTACTTGCATTATTTTTCATTTAGCGATACCATACACCACCTGGTTCCTGCTCCTGTTCAGAATCTGATAATGATGAGAGCAGCGAAACTCCCCCACACTGGAAAGAAGAGATGCAGAGGTTAAGAGCCTACAGGCCACCCAGTGGAGAGAAATGGAGTAAAGGGGACAAGTAAGTTTTTGCTGGGAATATGAAGGTCTCTTAAATGACTCATGTCCTGTAAAACAGGAGTGCTTGTAAGCACAGATCATGCAAGTCATCTGTTGTCCTTACAACTTAGGTGAATGTTATTGTACTTGATTGAAATGTTCTAACTTTTGAATGGTGAGAGATTGAGGTCCTGGGTTTAGGGAAAATATCACTTGGCTGCTTTGGATATTGCTTACATCCTGTTGGTCTGAGGAAGCAGGCTCTCTGGAACACAGTGTGTATGTTTATCTTAACAATTAATTGTTTTGTTACTCTCATTCAAAGGCTCATGTATTTACGAGCAGCAGTGCATCCGGATATGTCTACTCCGGTTCTATAATGTAACAGAAATACTGTTCTTGAGACATCCTTTGAGTGCTTATCTGCATTCTACAAAGTCATGTTTCTTCTGACTGTTTCATTTCTGAAAAACACTGATCAGATTCCCTTTTTCTCTCTAAGTGCTagttgtgatttatttattttatttttcacatttttataccgcccttcctccaaagagctcagggtggtgtacacagccgctgccctccttttgtcctcacaacaaccctgtgaggtagctaaagctgagagaaagtggctggcccagggtcacccaggaagcttcgtggctgaggggatttgatcctggatcttccaggtctaaatctaCCTCCCCaagcactacaccaccctggctctagtTTTGTATCCATAGGATGACTCTCAGAATGATTTCTGTGGCTGCACACACATGCAAAAGCAATTGGAACTGTCATTCATGCAAACTGCACTGAAAATAGATTTGAGTCAATAAGAAGGTATTCCTGAGTATTAAACATGGCCTTTGGGCAGTTTCATTGACTAATACATCCTCACAGTGTTCTTTTTATGTGTGCCATTGGCCATCCTGTGGATGCACAACACTAAATTGGAACTCACACTTGAGTTCCTTTTGAGTCATTTGAATTGTTTATTTAACGTCTGTTTACACATTCTCTGTAGTTATTGCTTTCTTTATACCAGAGGCAAGGTGTGATCAGTTTAATTCCACCTGCTGTAACTGCCAAGACCCACTTCACTTCCTCTTTAGGAAGATCCCTGTATGTCTTAAGCATCTTCCAGATTACGTATCTGTCTCTACATCTTCAAGACCTTGCGGCGTAGTTCCTGAAACTGACAGTCTCTCAGCTGGGAACTATAGAACTTGAGCAAGCAAATGTAAGGGAATGcctattcattttattttcttgttcCTTAGATTGAGTGATCCAGGAAGGTGGGATGAAAGAAGTCCATCCCAGAGGTCAAGATCTTGGTCACACAATGGCTATTCAGATCTAAGTAGCGCAAAAAACGTTGGCCACCACAAAAAGCATCGGAAGGAGAAAAAGACAAAGCACAAAAAAAAGGCCAAAAAGCAAAAACACTTTAAGAAGCataagcaaattaaaaaaaagaaagtatCATCTTCCACAGAGAGAGATTCTTCTCATTCTTCTACTAGAAAAACAAAATCTTCTCATTCTTCCGCTAGAAGGACAAAATCACCTTGTGATCGTGAGAGGGTGTCCCGTTCCTCCTCACTGACATCTCGGGGTTCCTCCTCTCGGAGGAATTGGTCTAAATCAGAGAGAGATAACCGGAGCTCGCTGTCTCTGTCAAGCAGAGACTCCCGGTCATACTACAGGTCCAGATCAAGGTCTTATTCTAGAAGAAGTTCAAGGTCAAGAATTGCTTTTAAGTCCTCTCGCTCTAGGAGCAGGTCAAGATCTCGCTCAAATTCAAGGCATTTGAGGACAGTATCCAGGTCACCAAAAAATATTGCAGTTCGTTTAAATGAACACAAGGCAGTGACGGCTGAACCTGTAAGGACAGTATTGCCACAGAGTGATAAAGTTGTGATACAGCCTGTTGTTACTGAAAGTATTCAAGTTATACCCCTAAGTGACAGTCCACCACCTTCTAGGTGGAAACCTGGACAAAAGCCGTGGAAGCCATCATATGAGCGAATTCAAGAAATGAAAGCAAAAACTACCCATGTAATACCTACTCAGACCAACTACAGTTTAGTAAATACTAAAGAAGCTGGCTCATCTTCTTCATACAGGAAGAGGCGAAAGAGCTCAGATAGTGATCGGAGTGGTTATTCGAAAAATCGGAGTGAGGGCAGTTCAGATAGTTGGCGAAGATCAAGGAGCAGAACCTCTCGAAGCAGATCCTATTCTAAGTCTTATTCAAGATCCAGAAGTCCATCCAGTTCTCGATCGAGGTCTCGCTCCACCATCAGATCCCATTCAGTGAGTAAATTCCCTAGTGATCAGTCGTGCTACAGTGAGTCATcctcttatttttctttcagtgaTGACAATCGACAGAAAAGGAAAACGAAACCTGAATCCCGAGAGAGAGATGCGCGCCTGTCAAAGAAAAGGCAAAGCAGTTCTGAGAGTACTCTGCCATGTGTGAAAGATGTGACTTCTCAAAAGCAGAGGGGGAGTGCTAGTAGATCCTCTTTGGATTTCTCAACAGACAGTGAGCAGGTGGCTAAAATGCAGCCAGTCCAAGAGAAGGAGCAGCCACAGCCAGAAAAAACCAATCGGAAGCAAAGTGAAAGTAGTTCAGCTCGTGATGCCCCTGAAGAGAAGCTAAATCTTGAGTGGGGCAGTGGCCATTCCAAGAAGAGAGCTTTGACAGAGAAATCTTCTGAGTCTCTGAGGAGTGGTCAGAAGGCAAAAAAGAAAACTCATTCAGATGGTAAGTGGGATTCGGGATCAAACTCCGAAAGAAGCAGGAACAGGAACGGTAAAGATGATTCACGATTATCTTCCAGTAAAGAGGAAGGTGAAGCCACTTCAGACTCTGACACAGATATCAGCCTTGTCAAATGTAAGACAAAATTGGATTCCTCCCTGGGCCCACTGAAGGCAAGTAAGCAACAAGCCTCCCTTTCCGAAAGTTCTCATTCTAATTCAGATGTGCCGGGAAAATCAAGGAAGCCAAAGCGTGGATCTAAAAAGAGCCTCAAAAAGGCACATTCCAAAAAGTCCAAAGAGAAATCCaaggggaagaaggagaagaagcacAAGACTCAAAAACGGAAGGAAGCATTTCATTGGCAGCCTCCACTGGAGTTTGGGGAGGAGGAAGACGAAGAGGAGGACATCGCTGGAAAACCAACAGCCAAAGGTGGGAAGGAGAAGCAAGTTACAAGCGACACTAAAGGTAAAGCCAGAGAGCAAGTATCTGAGAACAGTGAAGTGGTCAGAGAACAAGCAGGGGGTGAAGGAAAGCTCCACAAAGAGAGCCTATTACTGGATAAAGTTGTGGGCAGCACATCTCCTGCTACTAGTGGTCAGGGCAGTGGGGAGCAGTTGACTTCAGTCCATGCTCTAAATTCCAATAATGTGGATGATTCAACAAGTGCAAATACTGTCAAAGCAGATAATGAAAACGAGGTGGAGGTTGCCCAGGTGGATGACATGGAGATCTGTACTCCAGATCACACCTCGCCTGTGAAGGTCAGTGTGGCCCTGTCTCCAGTCAACCTGAAGGTGAGCTTCCAGGAGGTTGGTAAGAACACAGATGCATCAAATAACTCTGAAGCAGGGAATGCAAAGCAAGAAATGGATGTGAAAGAACTGGCTGGTGTtaaagagagcaaaacagagaaggAGAAACATAGTCCCAACCCCAGCACTACAATGTCTGTGGCAGAAAGTGTGCTGAAAACGGAAATGGCTGACAATGCCCAGAGCAGCATGGGGGATAATAAAT is a window of Tiliqua scincoides isolate rTilSci1 chromosome 5, rTilSci1.hap2, whole genome shotgun sequence DNA encoding:
- the NKTR gene encoding NK-tumor recognition protein isoform X6, encoding MLSRTTKPAPHLDSVHVVFGLVISGFEVIEQIENLKTDTASRPYADVRVIDCGVLVAKSAKDVLEKKRKVSTHSEVSDSSASSSSTSTESSSDSESENERSKKRKRKRRTKAKQSKKRRKEERKKEEPKNKRTPDQRSAFFPTSHSDKSEGNEKLVDVNMKRDKPVVRPEEIPPVPENRFLLRRDAPVATVEPEPKPVDVPPVLTDQKPSVSKSGRKIRGRGTIRYHTPPGSCSCSESDNDESSETPPHWKEEMQRLRAYRPPSGEKWSKGDKLSDPGRWDERSPSQRSRSWSHNGYSDLSSAKNVGHHKKHRKEKKTKHKKKAKKQKHFKKHKQIKKKKVSSSTERDSSHSSTRKTKSSHSSARRTKSPCDRERVSRSSSLTSRGSSSRRNWSKSERDNRSSLSLSSRDSRSYYRSRSRSYSRRSSRSRIAFKSSRSRSRSRSRSNSRHLRTVSRSPKNIAVRLNEHKAVTAEPVRTVLPQSDKVVIQPVVTESIQVIPLSDSPPPSRWKPGQKPWKPSYERIQEMKAKTTHVIPTQTNYSLVNTKEAGSSSSYRKRRKSSDSDRSGYSKNRSEGSSDSWRRSRSRTSRSRSYSKSYSRSRSPSSSRSRSRSTIRSHSVSKFPSDQSCYSESSSYFSFSDDNRQKRKTKPESRERDARLSKKRQSSSESTLPCVKDVTSQKQRGSASRSSLDFSTDSEQVAKMQPVQEKEQPQPEKTNRKQSESSSARDAPEEKLNLEWGSGHSKKRALTEKSSESLRSGQKAKKKTHSDGKWDSGSNSERSRNRNGKDDSRLSSSKEEGEATSDSDTDISLVKCKTKLDSSLGPLKASKQQASLSESSHSNSDVPGKSRKPKRGSKKSLKKAHSKKSKEKSKGKKEKKHKTQKRKEAFHWQPPLEFGEEEDEEEDIAGKPTAKGGKEKQVTSDTKGKAREQVSENSEVVREQAGGEGKLHKESLLLDKVVGSTSPATSGQGSGEQLTSVHALNSNNVDDSTSANTVKADNENEVEVAQVDDMEICTPDHTSPVKVSVALSPVNLKVSFQEVGKNTDASNNSEAGNAKQEMDVKELAGVKESKTEKEKHSPNPSTTMSVAESVLKTEMADNAQSSMGDNKWKPLQGVGNLQVATPAAATAANPLETKNMASSSDSKPQGLRIEIKSKNKIRPGSLFDEVRKTARLNRRPRNRESSSEEDSPTRENSQSRSRSRSRSKSDPKSRHRTRSLSYSHSRSRSRSSTYSYRSRSYTRSRSRGWYSRGHSRSRSSSYHSYRSRSRTYSRSRSRSSSYDHRSRSRSRSYTYDSYYSRSRSRSRSKRSDSYHRSRSYDRRSRSYGSDSESDRSYSNNRSPSESSRYS
- the NKTR gene encoding NK-tumor recognition protein isoform X5, which codes for MANRGKHTNGSQFFIRTTKPAPHLDSVHVVFGLVISGFEVIEQIENLKTDTASRPYADVRVIDCGVLVAKSAKDVLEKKRKVSTHSEVSDSSASSSSTSTESSSDSESENERSKKRKRKRRTKAKQSKKRRKEERKKEEPKNKRTPDQRSAFFPTSHSDKSEGNEKLVDVNMKRDKPVVRPEEIPPVPENRFLLRRDAPVATVEPEPKPVDVPPVLTDQKPSVSKSGRKIRGRGTIRYHTPPGSCSCSESDNDESSETPPHWKEEMQRLRAYRPPSGEKWSKGDKLSDPGRWDERSPSQRSRSWSHNGYSDLSSAKNVGHHKKHRKEKKTKHKKKAKKQKHFKKHKQIKKKKVSSSTERDSSHSSTRKTKSSHSSARRTKSPCDRERVSRSSSLTSRGSSSRRNWSKSERDNRSSLSLSSRDSRSYYRSRSRSYSRRSSRSRIAFKSSRSRSRSRSRSNSRHLRTVSRSPKNIAVRLNEHKAVTAEPVRTVLPQSDKVVIQPVVTESIQVIPLSDSPPPSRWKPGQKPWKPSYERIQEMKAKTTHVIPTQTNYSLVNTKEAGSSSSYRKRRKSSDSDRSGYSKNRSEGSSDSWRRSRSRTSRSRSYSKSYSRSRSPSSSRSRSRSTIRSHSVSKFPSDQSCYSESSSYFSFSDDNRQKRKTKPESRERDARLSKKRQSSSESTLPCVKDVTSQKQRGSASRSSLDFSTDSEQVAKMQPVQEKEQPQPEKTNRKQSESSSARDAPEEKLNLEWGSGHSKKRALTEKSSESLRSGQKAKKKTHSDGKWDSGSNSERSRNRNGKDDSRLSSSKEEGEATSDSDTDISLVKCKTKLDSSLGPLKASKQQASLSESSHSNSDVPGKSRKPKRGSKKSLKKAHSKKSKEKSKGKKEKKHKTQKRKEAFHWQPPLEFGEEEDEEEDIAGKPTAKGGKEKQVTSDTKGKAREQVSENSEVVREQAGGEGKLHKESLLLDKVVGSTSPATSGQGSGEQLTSVHALNSNNVDDSTSANTVKADNENEVEVAQVDDMEICTPDHTSPVKVSVALSPVNLKVSFQEVGKNTDASNNSEAGNAKQEMDVKELAGVKESKTEKEKHSPNPSTTMSVAESVLKTEMADNAQSSMGDNKWKPLQGVGNLQVATPAAATAANPLETKNMASSSDSKPQGLRIEIKSKNKIRPGSLFDEVRKTARLNRRPRNRESSSEEDSPTRENSQSRSRSRSRSKSDPKSRHRTRSLSYSHSRSRSRSSTYSYRSRSYTRSRSRGWYSRGHSRSRSSSYHSYRSRSRTYSRSRSRSSSYDHRSRSRSRSYTYDSYYSRSRSRSRSKRSDSYHRSRSYDRRSRSYGSDSESDRSYSNNRSPSESSRYS
- the NKTR gene encoding NK-tumor recognition protein isoform X4, with protein sequence MGVQDRPQCFFDIEINREPVGRIVFQLFSDVCPRTCKNFLSLCTGEKGIGKTTGKKLCYKGSTFHRVVKNFMIQGGDFSEGNGKGGESIYGGYFKDENFILKHDRAFLLSMANRGKHTNGSQFFITTKPAPHLDSVHVVFGLVISGFEVIEQIENLKTDTASRPYADVRVIDCGVLVAKSAKDVLEKKRKVSTHSEVSDSSASSSSTSTESSSDSESENERSKKRKRKRRTKAKQSKKRRKEERKKEEPKNKRTPDQRSHSDKSEGNEKLVDVNMKRDKPVVRPEEIPPVPENRFLLRRDAPVATVEPEPKPVDVPPVLTDQKPSVSKSGRKIRGRGTIRYHTPPGSCSCSESDNDESSETPPHWKEEMQRLRAYRPPSGEKWSKGDKLSDPGRWDERSPSQRSRSWSHNGYSDLSSAKNVGHHKKHRKEKKTKHKKKAKKQKHFKKHKQIKKKKVSSSTERDSSHSSTRKTKSSHSSARRTKSPCDRERVSRSSSLTSRGSSSRRNWSKSERDNRSSLSLSSRDSRSYYRSRSRSYSRRSSRSRIAFKSSRSRSRSRSRSNSRHLRTVSRSPKNIAVRLNEHKAVTAEPVRTVLPQSDKVVIQPVVTESIQVIPLSDSPPPSRWKPGQKPWKPSYERIQEMKAKTTHVIPTQTNYSLVNTKEAGSSSSYRKRRKSSDSDRSGYSKNRSEGSSDSWRRSRSRTSRSRSYSKSYSRSRSPSSSRSRSRSTIRSHSVSKFPSDQSCYSESSSYFSFSDDNRQKRKTKPESRERDARLSKKRQSSSESTLPCVKDVTSQKQRGSASRSSLDFSTDSEQVAKMQPVQEKEQPQPEKTNRKQSESSSARDAPEEKLNLEWGSGHSKKRALTEKSSESLRSGQKAKKKTHSDGKWDSGSNSERSRNRNGKDDSRLSSSKEEGEATSDSDTDISLVKCKTKLDSSLGPLKASKQQASLSESSHSNSDVPGKSRKPKRGSKKSLKKAHSKKSKEKSKGKKEKKHKTQKRKEAFHWQPPLEFGEEEDEEEDIAGKPTAKGGKEKQVTSDTKGKAREQVSENSEVVREQAGGEGKLHKESLLLDKVVGSTSPATSGQGSGEQLTSVHALNSNNVDDSTSANTVKADNENEVEVAQVDDMEICTPDHTSPVKVSVALSPVNLKVSFQEVGKNTDASNNSEAGNAKQEMDVKELAGVKESKTEKEKHSPNPSTTMSVAESVLKTEMADNAQSSMGDNKWKPLQGVGNLQVATPAAATAANPLETKNMASSSDSKPQGLRIEIKSKNKIRPGSLFDEVRKTARLNRRPRNRESSSEEDSPTRENSQSRSRSRSRSKSDPKSRHRTRSLSYSHSRSRSRSSTYSYRSRSYTRSRSRGWYSRGHSRSRSSSYHSYRSRSRTYSRSRSRSSSYDHRSRSRSRSYTYDSYYSRSRSRSRSKRSDSYHRSRSYDRRSRSYGSDSESDRSYSNNRSPSESSRYS